One bacterium genomic window carries:
- a CDS encoding response regulator, producing the protein MNDSQQPRVLIIDDDPDISSVLVAALEVVGCTVFSETSTDRAEDACRIAKPDLVLVDMMMPGRSGIELIAPLHQIAPDAIICIMTGMGDPALLKRSLNSGAWNVLCKPYSLSDLAELIDLSLRLSASLREERGDSVAKRDLELEFHGDHKPEAADIARLIAVAAGAANDNDVAYRKLPLLAAELLDNAFEHGTKHNPETKFGASLRVVDEKLELRVWDLGTGFDGKSKIRQLTSAPPKGKLSGLQLASALADEVRFDREPNAITVAWRAKSSSDDRRNS; encoded by the coding sequence ATGAACGATTCACAGCAGCCCCGTGTCTTGATTATCGACGATGACCCTGACATTTCCAGTGTGCTCGTCGCCGCACTTGAAGTCGTTGGATGCACGGTTTTCTCGGAGACATCTACTGATCGCGCAGAAGATGCGTGTCGAATTGCAAAGCCGGATCTGGTGCTTGTGGACATGATGATGCCCGGCCGCTCAGGAATCGAACTCATCGCGCCGCTGCATCAAATCGCTCCCGATGCCATTATCTGCATCATGACGGGAATGGGGGATCCGGCGCTGCTCAAAAGGTCTTTGAACTCTGGTGCGTGGAACGTCTTGTGCAAACCATACTCACTGTCTGATTTGGCCGAGCTAATTGACCTCAGTCTAAGACTCTCAGCTTCACTCCGTGAAGAGCGGGGCGATTCTGTGGCAAAACGTGATCTCGAACTCGAGTTTCACGGAGACCATAAGCCAGAGGCCGCCGACATAGCAAGACTTATTGCCGTCGCGGCTGGGGCGGCGAATGACAACGACGTCGCATATCGGAAACTTCCGCTTCTTGCGGCCGAATTACTCGACAACGCTTTCGAGCATGGTACGAAACACAATCCTGAAACCAAATTCGGGGCGTCATTGCGCGTTGTCGACGAAAAATTGGAGCTTCGTGTCTGGGACTTGGGAACGGGCTTTGACGGCAAATCCAAAATCCGGCAGTTGACCAGTGCACCGCCCAAGGGCAAGCTGTCCGGACTGCAGCTCGCCTCTGCATTGGCGGACGAAGTGAGGTTTGACCGTGAGCCCAATGCGATTACAGTCGCGTGGCGTGCAAAGTCTTCTTCTGACGATAGGAGAAACTCATAG
- the fliD gene encoding flagellar filament capping protein FliD, which translates to MSQPSTTVSGLVSGIDWDSTIKQLMQIERRRVDLYENRKSENETKLNLWAQIQGKVAGLQGAAQNLDRRSEFVVKSASSSDSSVVAVQAAASAARGSHSVEVLALAKAHSIAAQGFDDKNSTGVGDSGGDFVIQVGDETITIADADFSSATTLEQLKNLINNSADNDNLVTASILDDGSDSGRYRLVITANNPGLDNRISFLSNPTSLDFSGKVIDSAETGAGWSGTSALTSGGAYTGTVNKTYVFTVSNGGTVGTTNGILIDWTDSAGNTGSFTINSSDAGNSIAVADGVTMTFSAGTLVTGDTFSTDVFVPTLTAAEDARFRIDGIYATQSTNTVENFIEGVTLNLLQVDAGNVVTVTVDDDKEAMKGKIRSFVDAYNSVMQDIATFSSYDEENETAAPLLGDGFLSSIRSQLASIVSQRVGALPSGNVLNHLADIGIMSSQRGLLTIDETELSDALDERFEEVVSLFSQTFESGDNKIGLVTTNENSQGGTYSLVVNYNASGVPASATINGQAATIDGLLIRGIAGTPSEGIVLSFTSPGSGPGTVNTSFRLGKGITEMVASVAADISDDETGAIHYAQQNLETQNENLDRQIASWERRLEAIEEQLRRQYSTLETTLSKMRNQSNYLAGVLG; encoded by the coding sequence ATGTCACAGCCATCAACCACGGTTTCCGGTTTGGTCTCTGGAATTGATTGGGATTCCACGATCAAACAACTGATGCAAATTGAAAGACGTCGTGTTGACCTCTACGAAAATCGCAAAAGTGAAAACGAAACCAAGCTCAATCTGTGGGCTCAGATCCAAGGCAAGGTCGCCGGGCTGCAAGGTGCCGCGCAAAATCTTGACAGAAGATCCGAATTCGTGGTCAAATCGGCTTCCTCCTCCGATTCGTCCGTTGTAGCGGTCCAGGCTGCTGCAAGTGCTGCTCGCGGCTCTCATTCCGTCGAAGTGCTTGCCCTGGCCAAAGCCCACAGTATAGCGGCGCAAGGCTTTGACGACAAGAATAGTACCGGCGTCGGTGATAGTGGTGGAGATTTCGTCATCCAGGTTGGTGATGAAACCATAACTATCGCCGACGCCGATTTTTCTTCTGCAACTACGCTCGAGCAGCTGAAGAACCTGATCAACAATTCTGCGGATAACGATAACCTGGTCACCGCCTCTATCCTTGACGACGGCTCCGACTCCGGAAGATACAGACTGGTGATCACGGCAAATAATCCCGGTCTTGATAACCGCATTTCTTTCCTGTCCAATCCGACTTCACTGGACTTTTCCGGAAAAGTCATTGACAGCGCGGAGACCGGAGCAGGGTGGAGCGGAACGTCTGCACTAACGTCCGGCGGTGCATACACGGGGACGGTGAACAAGACCTATGTCTTCACCGTCTCAAACGGTGGAACTGTAGGCACGACTAACGGTATCTTGATCGATTGGACGGACTCCGCAGGGAATACAGGAAGTTTTACCATTAATTCGAGTGATGCCGGTAATTCGATTGCCGTTGCGGACGGCGTGACAATGACGTTTTCTGCAGGTACACTGGTCACCGGCGATACCTTTTCGACGGATGTTTTCGTTCCGACTTTAACCGCCGCGGAAGATGCGCGCTTCCGCATAGACGGTATCTATGCCACGCAATCCACGAATACGGTCGAGAATTTCATTGAAGGAGTCACTCTGAACCTCCTTCAAGTGGATGCAGGCAATGTTGTCACTGTGACCGTTGACGATGACAAGGAAGCGATGAAAGGCAAAATCCGCAGTTTTGTGGATGCGTACAATTCCGTCATGCAGGATATTGCCACCTTCTCATCATACGATGAAGAAAACGAGACGGCCGCTCCTCTGCTCGGAGATGGGTTTCTTTCTTCAATCAGGAGTCAATTGGCCTCGATTGTGTCACAAAGAGTCGGCGCCCTGCCGTCAGGCAATGTCTTGAATCACTTGGCGGACATCGGGATAATGTCGTCCCAGCGAGGGTTGCTGACTATCGACGAAACCGAGTTGTCCGATGCACTCGATGAGCGCTTTGAAGAAGTCGTGAGTCTGTTCAGTCAAACCTTTGAAAGCGGTGACAACAAAATTGGTCTCGTCACGACAAACGAAAACAGCCAGGGTGGTACCTACTCGTTGGTCGTGAACTACAATGCGTCCGGAGTCCCTGCTTCCGCCACGATTAATGGCCAGGCCGCGACAATTGACGGCCTCCTTATTCGTGGAATTGCAGGCACCCCTTCAGAAGGAATTGTTCTGAGCTTCACGTCACCCGGTTCCGGTCCGGGTACTGTCAACACAAGCTTCAGATTGGGAAAGGGTATAACTGAAATGGTTGCCAGCGTCGCGGCCGATATTTCCGATGACGAAACCGGCGCCATTCACTATGCGCAGCAAAACCTCGAAACCCAGAATGAAAACCTTGACCGTCAGATTGCGTCGTGGGAGCGTCGGCTTGAGGCTATCGAAGAACAGTTGCGCAGACAATACTCCACTCTCGAAACTACACTGTCAAAAATGAGAAATCAAAGCAATTATCTTGCTGGAGTTTTAGGATAA
- a CDS encoding MerR family transcriptional regulator — protein sequence MKHEEILTVPRARSSKAPKLYSIGQVHAITGIPKPTIRYWEKEFESYLEPLRTTGNQRRYDDKSIADLEKINYLVKVQGYTLDGAKRKLELLRKVDTERQHSNDPMAELARAMSDYLLKKLSRD from the coding sequence ATGAAGCACGAAGAAATCCTGACTGTACCGCGCGCACGGTCGTCCAAAGCGCCGAAACTCTATTCCATTGGGCAAGTCCATGCCATTACCGGGATCCCGAAGCCAACGATTCGGTATTGGGAAAAAGAGTTCGAAAGCTACTTGGAGCCGTTGCGCACCACCGGAAATCAGCGCCGATATGACGACAAATCAATCGCGGATCTGGAGAAGATCAATTACCTCGTCAAAGTTCAAGGATACACCCTGGACGGCGCTAAACGAAAGCTCGAGTTACTGCGAAAAGTTGACACCGAGCGCCAGCACAGCAATGATCCCATGGCTGAACTTGCCCGCGCGATGTCCGATTATCTACTGAAAAAACTTTCCCGCGATTAG
- the asnB gene encoding asparagine synthase (glutamine-hydrolyzing), translating into MCGSIAIVRSPFETEAVAKSALDRLASRGPDGSGLIFSGSGAIGHCRLALRDHNGGAQPVTLSDGRKLAFVGELYNDGKLRRLLELQGARFSSASDTETLAAAIERWGGETWSKLDGMFAMMLLSAHGDSVHLISDKYGVKPIFYSQTVSTSAAASQPSSLLSCGAVQKAHAVALLHYLRTSQVCLNTQTVLSDVKLMSPGSVVTLFGESANQVRWSASPFQSESLGPCDQSASKLRYLLSEAVYRQSSADSPVGVFLSGGLDSSILAALLQMVRPAPLKTFAVALAGDTDDLDYSKLVSERIKSEHVELVVSPEEFFKSMRELIAERALPLSLPNEVLIYELSKRARDSVKAILSGEGADELFGGYHRLLARVRSDGDWPLFIQRYRNVSSWFSLADLEESLSDPAPLLAAVQTDADYLGELLRDARPDSFLRTLLFRDHFRHLLLRLDGSAMAGSIEGRVPFTDPDVVHFAIGLPEAALMPAFGLEKPLLRKAADGLLPATILRRPKRAFNASLSILFTSNVGQRELNSALQQPLICKLFRKEKLEQILNEDFESQVFHRTWLICSLGLWNELCGVSEIC; encoded by the coding sequence ATGTGTGGCTCCATTGCAATCGTAAGAAGCCCCTTCGAGACAGAGGCTGTTGCAAAGTCCGCCCTGGACAGGCTCGCCTCGCGTGGTCCGGATGGTAGCGGATTAATCTTTAGCGGCAGCGGTGCAATTGGTCACTGCAGACTTGCCTTGCGCGACCACAACGGCGGAGCGCAGCCTGTCACTTTGTCTGACGGAAGAAAACTGGCATTCGTCGGCGAGCTCTATAATGATGGGAAACTTCGACGTTTGCTTGAGTTGCAAGGTGCCCGGTTCAGTTCAGCGAGCGACACTGAGACACTGGCCGCCGCAATTGAGCGCTGGGGCGGTGAGACCTGGAGCAAGCTTGATGGCATGTTTGCGATGATGCTGCTGTCGGCTCACGGCGACAGCGTGCACTTGATTAGTGACAAGTACGGCGTCAAGCCTATATTTTACTCTCAAACCGTTTCGACTTCCGCAGCCGCAAGTCAACCGTCGTCGCTCCTTTCATGTGGTGCCGTTCAAAAAGCGCATGCTGTCGCCCTGCTTCACTATCTGAGAACATCGCAAGTGTGTTTGAACACTCAAACGGTTCTAAGCGATGTCAAACTCATGTCCCCCGGTTCTGTCGTGACTCTCTTTGGTGAGTCTGCAAATCAGGTGCGATGGAGCGCTTCTCCGTTTCAATCGGAATCGCTTGGCCCATGTGACCAGTCTGCAAGTAAACTCCGCTACCTGCTTTCGGAGGCGGTTTACAGACAGAGCTCTGCCGATTCGCCTGTAGGTGTGTTTCTCTCAGGAGGACTCGACAGCTCAATTCTTGCGGCACTTCTCCAAATGGTAAGACCTGCGCCGCTCAAAACTTTCGCCGTCGCTCTTGCCGGTGATACGGATGATTTAGACTATTCTAAGCTTGTCTCTGAGCGCATTAAGTCTGAGCACGTTGAACTCGTCGTCTCACCCGAGGAGTTCTTTAAGTCAATGCGGGAATTGATTGCAGAGAGAGCGCTTCCTTTGTCTCTTCCCAACGAAGTCCTCATCTATGAACTGTCAAAGCGCGCACGAGACTCTGTAAAGGCGATTCTCTCCGGTGAAGGAGCTGACGAACTCTTTGGTGGCTACCATCGGCTCTTGGCACGTGTCCGTTCTGACGGCGATTGGCCGCTTTTTATCCAACGTTACCGAAATGTCAGTTCCTGGTTTTCGCTTGCAGACCTGGAGGAATCACTGTCTGACCCGGCTCCTTTGCTGGCCGCTGTTCAAACGGATGCAGATTATCTTGGGGAACTTCTAAGAGATGCTCGACCCGACAGTTTCCTGAGGACCTTGCTCTTCCGGGATCACTTCCGGCATTTGCTCCTTCGTTTGGATGGGTCGGCTATGGCTGGTTCAATTGAAGGCCGGGTTCCCTTTACGGATCCTGATGTCGTGCATTTTGCAATCGGATTGCCTGAGGCAGCGCTCATGCCGGCGTTCGGGTTGGAGAAGCCGCTACTAAGAAAAGCCGCCGACGGCTTACTTCCCGCGACCATCTTGAGACGTCCAAAACGGGCCTTCAACGCCTCTCTGAGTATTCTTTTTACATCAAATGTGGGTCAGAGAGAATTAAATTCGGCTCTTCAACAGCCGCTTATCTGTAAACTCTTTCGTAAAGAAAAGCTTGAGCAGATTCTGAATGAGGATTTTGAAAGTCAAGTCTTTCACAGAACTTGGCTGATTTGTTCTTTGGGATTGTGGAATGAACTCTGCGGGGTCAGTGAGATTTGCTGA
- a CDS encoding flagellin has protein sequence MSTRINHNLLSLGAQRAVWTAQHDLDSAVQRLSSGLRINYAWDDPTGLGISERLRSSISGMVEAEKNANYNINMMQTAEGALAVIDEKLIRMRAIAIQAANGVLTTLDRQVANVEFQQLKSEMDRIARTANYNGYRLLDGSRQASSISTDPTLALGLNAVTTAGEASSIKFHIGENNTVGQDYYYINIAGMTADDLGVAGLDVSNTASAQSAIETLIEAINSKDTTRTFLGSMVTRLQNTILNLKIQRENATASESQIRDADFAEEMSNFTRAQILMQTGVSMLGQANQIPNIVAQLVG, from the coding sequence ATGAGTACACGTATCAATCACAATTTGCTGTCCCTTGGTGCCCAGCGCGCCGTCTGGACAGCCCAGCACGACTTGGACTCGGCAGTCCAACGATTGTCAAGTGGCCTGAGAATCAACTACGCCTGGGATGACCCGACTGGATTGGGAATCAGCGAACGCCTGCGGTCCTCTATTTCAGGAATGGTTGAGGCTGAGAAAAATGCCAATTACAATATCAACATGATGCAGACGGCCGAAGGCGCATTGGCTGTCATTGACGAAAAACTGATTCGCATGCGGGCTATTGCCATTCAGGCTGCAAACGGAGTTCTGACCACACTTGACCGGCAAGTAGCCAATGTCGAGTTCCAGCAGCTGAAGAGCGAAATGGACAGGATCGCGAGAACCGCGAATTACAACGGTTACCGACTGCTGGATGGTTCTCGACAGGCCTCATCGATCAGCACGGATCCGACCCTGGCACTCGGTTTGAATGCTGTCACAACTGCTGGTGAAGCAAGCTCAATCAAGTTCCATATTGGCGAGAACAATACGGTCGGACAGGACTACTACTACATTAATATCGCCGGAATGACCGCCGACGATCTTGGAGTTGCCGGACTTGACGTGTCGAATACTGCCTCCGCACAAAGTGCAATTGAGACATTGATTGAGGCGATTAACTCTAAAGACACGACCCGTACATTCCTCGGTTCGATGGTTACGCGGTTGCAGAATACCATTCTGAATTTGAAAATTCAGCGCGAGAACGCAACAGCTTCCGAGTCCCAGATTCGTGACGCGGACTTCGCTGAAGAGATGTCCAATTTCACTCGGGCGCAAATCTTGATGCAGACTGGTGTCTCGATGCTTGGACAGGCAAACCAAATCCCAAATATAGTCGCCCAGTTGGTTGGATAG
- the fliS gene encoding flagellar export chaperone FliS, with the protein MKIAPNHVTYRSMDAACSTPQLVLLLCDGAIRYTREAAEHMHNNRWSEKGQAIEAAIECLGELRKTLNLSDNTEIVRQLDNTYSFLSTKLMIGNTRRDISQLHQVADALTQIRSGWSELFDKLKAEGALPTAQFAGAGQ; encoded by the coding sequence ATGAAAATTGCACCGAACCACGTTACATACCGATCCATGGACGCTGCCTGCAGCACTCCGCAGCTCGTTCTTCTGCTTTGCGACGGTGCCATCAGGTACACCCGCGAAGCGGCGGAACACATGCATAACAATCGCTGGTCGGAAAAAGGTCAGGCTATTGAAGCCGCTATTGAGTGCCTTGGCGAGCTGCGTAAAACGCTGAATCTTTCGGATAACACTGAAATCGTCAGACAATTGGATAACACCTACAGCTTTCTCTCGACCAAGTTGATGATAGGTAATACTCGCCGCGACATCTCGCAATTGCATCAGGTTGCCGATGCCCTGACACAGATTCGATCTGGCTGGTCAGAGCTTTTTGACAAACTGAAAGCTGAAGGAGCACTTCCCACGGCCCAATTCGCCGGTGCCGGCCAGTAG
- a CDS encoding flagellin produces MSTRINHNLLSLSAQRSVWTAQNDLDKAVQRLSSGLRINYAWDDPTGLGISERLRSSIVGMVEAEKNASYNVNMLQTAEGALAVIDEKLVRMRAIAVQASNGILTTLDRQVANVEFQQLKSEADRIARTANYNGFRLLDGSHAAATPNADPTLALGSSAVITAADGAAIKFHIGETNVAGQDYYYVNLGGMTADDLGIAGLNVADTASAQAAIDTLIAAINSKDTERTFIGSMVERLQNTILNLKIQRENATASESQIRDADFAEEMSNFTRAQILMQTGVSMLSTANGLPNIVAQLVG; encoded by the coding sequence ATGAGTACACGTATCAACCACAATCTGCTGTCACTAAGTGCACAACGCTCTGTGTGGACAGCACAGAACGACCTGGACAAGGCGGTTCAGCGACTTTCCAGCGGTCTGCGCATCAACTACGCGTGGGATGATCCCACCGGACTGGGCATTAGCGAACGTCTTCGCTCTTCGATCGTAGGTATGGTCGAGGCTGAGAAGAACGCTTCCTATAATGTCAACATGCTGCAGACGGCTGAAGGCGCACTTGCCGTCATTGATGAAAAGCTGGTCCGCATGCGAGCTATCGCTGTGCAGGCCTCGAACGGAATTCTGACGACGTTGGACCGTCAGGTCGCAAATGTCGAATTCCAGCAGCTCAAGTCCGAAGCCGACCGTATTGCCCGTACGGCGAACTACAACGGCTTCAGGCTGCTCGATGGCTCGCACGCCGCAGCCACACCTAATGCTGACCCGACACTCGCTCTTGGAAGCAGTGCAGTCATTACGGCTGCCGATGGCGCGGCCATCAAGTTCCATATCGGTGAGACCAATGTCGCCGGACAGGATTACTACTATGTGAACCTGGGTGGAATGACCGCGGACGATCTCGGTATTGCCGGCCTGAATGTCGCCGATACTGCATCGGCACAGGCGGCGATCGACACGCTGATCGCGGCAATTAATTCCAAGGATACTGAGCGGACGTTCATCGGATCAATGGTAGAGCGTCTGCAAAACACTATTCTGAATCTCAAGATTCAGCGTGAAAATGCAACGGCTTCGGAATCACAAATTCGTGATGCCGACTTCGCCGAAGAAATGTCGAACTTCACCCGCGCGCAGATTCTCATGCAAACCGGTGTTTCGATGCTTTCTACGGCCAATGGTCTGCCGAATATCGTTGCACAACTCGTCGGCTAA
- a CDS encoding glycosyltransferase, whose product MDSIKYTRSNYAPHSSGISVNVNYSHIAMISLSNQPLNPATTKLKVLLPTPLYGGSLPIALHVADALTDLGHDCRVLNFEEHYSLFRQFGSLLDGDRGNSLKARLASILGDFAAEVAISNRVDLVWFTAQSPVTVDGLRRLRSAGIKTAFWFVEDIARFEYWRHIVREFDNVFTIQSGASHEAILRAGAKSVEYLPCAANPKVHRPIELLDEELSRFGSILSFVGAGYPNRQRLFDFLQMPDLKIWGNDWPESWVNRLQESGRRVSTEETVKIFCASSVNLNIHSSIGQQLLENGTFVNPRTFEIASCGAFQIVDEQMPLKLHFAPDEMTSVRTVPELVAAIELCLKDPEMRKMMSAAARRRVLKEHTYAHRMRTAISKIFGPGQIPRTPAMNTIGDLKTVVFDDEEFLQFLSQFDDNETASLAKLMAKVPGRNHKLSRVELMIMLMNEFRHWGVEKGVIQ is encoded by the coding sequence ATGGATTCGATCAAATATACCCGGTCGAACTACGCACCGCATTCGAGCGGGATATCTGTGAACGTGAACTACTCTCACATTGCCATGATTAGCCTAAGCAATCAGCCTTTGAATCCTGCAACCACAAAGCTAAAGGTATTGCTGCCTACTCCCTTGTATGGCGGAAGCCTGCCTATCGCATTGCACGTAGCGGACGCATTAACAGATCTTGGCCACGACTGCAGGGTCCTGAACTTCGAAGAACACTATTCTCTCTTCAGACAATTCGGTAGTTTGCTGGACGGAGACCGCGGCAATAGTCTTAAAGCTCGACTCGCGTCTATCCTTGGTGACTTCGCTGCGGAAGTGGCAATTTCGAACCGTGTGGATCTTGTATGGTTCACTGCGCAATCACCTGTAACCGTGGACGGCCTGAGACGGCTGCGTTCGGCAGGTATTAAAACGGCATTTTGGTTTGTTGAGGATATCGCTCGTTTTGAGTATTGGCGCCACATTGTTCGCGAGTTTGACAATGTATTTACAATTCAAAGTGGCGCTTCGCATGAAGCCATTCTACGCGCCGGTGCAAAGAGCGTCGAGTATCTGCCGTGCGCGGCGAACCCGAAGGTTCATCGACCAATTGAGTTGCTTGACGAAGAATTGAGTCGGTTTGGCTCAATACTTTCGTTTGTTGGCGCCGGATACCCGAATAGACAGAGGCTCTTTGACTTTCTGCAGATGCCTGACTTGAAAATTTGGGGTAATGATTGGCCTGAGAGCTGGGTTAATCGCTTACAGGAGAGCGGACGTCGTGTTAGCACGGAGGAAACTGTGAAGATCTTTTGTGCTTCGTCCGTGAACTTGAATATACATAGTTCGATCGGTCAACAACTTCTTGAAAACGGTACTTTCGTAAATCCCCGAACGTTTGAAATTGCGTCGTGCGGCGCGTTTCAAATTGTCGATGAGCAGATGCCTTTGAAACTTCACTTTGCTCCGGATGAAATGACTAGTGTTCGCACCGTTCCCGAGCTGGTTGCGGCAATTGAATTGTGCTTGAAGGACCCGGAAATGCGGAAGATGATGTCCGCAGCAGCGCGTCGTCGCGTCCTTAAAGAGCACACGTATGCACACAGAATGCGAACTGCTATCTCCAAAATCTTCGGTCCAGGCCAAATCCCAAGGACACCGGCAATGAACACAATTGGTGACCTCAAAACTGTGGTTTTTGACGATGAGGAGTTCTTGCAGTTCCTGTCTCAGTTCGACGACAATGAGACCGCATCACTTGCCAAGTTGATGGCAAAAGTGCCGGGACGCAACCACAAGCTTAGTCGCGTTGAGCTGATGATCATGCTCATGAACGAATTCCGGCATTGGGGAGTGGAAAAGGGTGTCATTCAATGA
- a CDS encoding glycosyltransferase family 9 protein: protein MSSRALVIGITRLGDLIQSEPLIRALRSHAGFNSVDLLIERSFVEIASELSSVDDIVCIDFEDTLRPLSVRSDRLPLEAFARIVKRMDTAQYDRVFNLTHSRPSMVLAALASRGSEGVTLDESGYQVVRNSWLRYFFATNLARPWCAFNLVDIYVNAVAPRMPFIDRIPRLRKPLDREIDSRSYTNTPHVLLHLTASQSDKQWPQPMFDALTSMLIDRGAEVTLVGNASKDNDHRGLTNRRVNNLIGKTSIRDLIELCDSADLMVTADSGPAHVAACRRLPVVAIEGGSAHAFETAPYGIANLVIEPHLENVVHRIPDKRSTSAPASRVSVLTVLSAAERLLCQGESIVGSEGCTVYETASGTYVPGVELRPINGSHFEYEKWQSDLRKFWYNALTGDPDGKTPPSGRFSKLFDRAVDACKQIEKVGSDSPLLTAASRNLTKAEQELDGELLKHPPLHHVVAYLKIARSSLSGTNVSGQAQELRHLYQSLSMAGKCLEELPEARTINVTRHNNPMEATA, encoded by the coding sequence ATGAGTAGCCGCGCGCTCGTGATCGGAATTACCCGCTTGGGAGATCTGATTCAGTCTGAGCCGTTGATTCGCGCACTTAGAAGTCACGCGGGGTTCAATAGTGTTGATCTCCTGATTGAACGGAGCTTTGTTGAAATCGCATCTGAACTGTCATCCGTTGATGATATTGTCTGTATCGACTTTGAGGATACATTAAGGCCGCTAAGTGTTCGCTCTGATCGACTTCCCTTGGAGGCATTCGCGAGGATTGTCAAGAGAATGGATACCGCGCAATATGACAGGGTGTTTAATTTAACGCATTCACGACCGTCCATGGTACTTGCAGCGCTCGCATCTCGCGGGTCTGAGGGGGTGACACTGGATGAAAGCGGCTATCAAGTGGTTCGGAATTCATGGTTACGGTACTTTTTTGCGACAAATCTTGCAAGGCCGTGGTGCGCTTTTAATCTAGTTGACATATATGTAAACGCCGTCGCACCACGCATGCCCTTTATTGATCGGATCCCTCGGTTGAGGAAGCCGTTGGACAGGGAAATCGATAGTCGGAGTTACACGAATACACCGCATGTCCTTCTTCATTTGACGGCCTCGCAATCGGACAAGCAATGGCCGCAGCCTATGTTTGATGCGCTCACATCAATGCTGATTGATCGTGGTGCTGAGGTCACGTTGGTGGGAAACGCAAGCAAGGATAATGATCATCGCGGGCTTACCAATCGACGCGTCAATAACTTGATTGGCAAGACGTCCATACGTGATTTGATCGAGCTGTGTGATTCTGCAGACCTTATGGTTACGGCGGACTCGGGACCAGCACATGTTGCGGCATGCCGGCGATTGCCGGTGGTCGCAATAGAAGGAGGTTCCGCCCATGCATTTGAGACGGCTCCGTATGGCATCGCCAATTTAGTTATAGAACCGCATTTGGAGAATGTCGTTCATAGAATTCCGGACAAACGCTCGACTTCGGCCCCGGCGTCGCGAGTATCTGTGCTAACAGTCCTGTCTGCTGCAGAAAGGTTACTCTGCCAAGGGGAGTCTATTGTCGGTTCTGAAGGGTGTACAGTTTACGAGACTGCAAGTGGCACATACGTGCCGGGTGTGGAGCTTCGGCCGATCAACGGTTCACATTTCGAGTACGAGAAATGGCAGTCTGACTTGCGAAAGTTCTGGTACAACGCGCTGACTGGGGATCCAGACGGCAAAACGCCGCCGTCCGGACGGTTCTCAAAACTCTTCGATCGTGCGGTGGATGCCTGTAAGCAGATAGAAAAGGTCGGCTCAGATTCGCCGTTGCTGACTGCGGCATCGAGAAATCTGACAAAAGCGGAGCAGGAATTGGATGGGGAGTTGCTGAAGCATCCGCCGCTGCATCACGTTGTTGCTTATCTGAAGATTGCAAGGTCAAGTCTTAGCGGCACAAATGTGAGTGGGCAGGCGCAAGAGCTAAGGCATTTGTACCAATCGCTATCGATGGCAGGCAAATGTCTTGAGGAACTCCCCGAAGCCCGCACGATAAACGTAACGCGTCATAACAATCCTATGGAGGCAACAGCATGA